From Arcticibacter tournemirensis, one genomic window encodes:
- a CDS encoding SusC/RagA family TonB-linked outer membrane protein, giving the protein MKKYLYAILLIFLMSPIISFAQTRVSGIVKDASGPLPGVSIKEKGVERSGTSTDVNGKFTMVLRGQANVLVFSSIGFQSQELKVQDGQKLEVILQASNRSLDEVVVVGFGKAKRITTTGSVSAIKGAEIREVPTSSVQNALQGKLPGFIAQQRSGQPGRDASDFFIRGVSSLNKDGNQPLIIVDDIEYSYEQLSQINVNEIESISILKDASTTAIYGIKGANGVLIVTTRRGSAGAPKINVRVETGLQAPVKKPTFLNSYESALLVNEALTNDGQSPQFSDEDLEHFRKGDDPYGHPDVNWYKEIFKPISLQYNGNIDISGGAEAVKYFISGGAFTQNGNVRTFQDAENQVNPNYYYRRFNFRSNLDVQASKTLNLRFDLSGRFNRVNAPYAGNIVGEVYDFSRIHPYSAPFLNPNGSYAYASDTKGLLPTINARLATQGYKLERRNDLNVLFGGTQKLDALTKGLSFIGRVAYASVESNARLQRRENPPSYLYDPDSDTYTLNGPTYTSGNYLLSAEQGLFNHRVNIQAYFNYDRSFGSHNVHGMLLYNRESYKEKNLFVNANNWIPQNFQGTTFKAIYDYKEKYIVDFSAAYNGSDRFKANNRFGLFPAVSLGYSISKENFFRKEALEFVDLLKVRASYGVVGSDKVEGNRYLYDQVYLPQPGVSFGETNNPENSIIEGPLGNPDVAWEKQKEFDLGVDANLFGSKLNVTVDYFNNMRYRQLIKPTSLPLNIGVEASPKNIARVRNKGFDGELGYRSNAGNFSYNVSAVFSYFKNKILFKDEPSPAYPWLRETGHSINQPFGYTFIGFDDKGNLKYKDFNEDGVIDESDKTAIGKPNLPSTSYGLTLGGRYKGFSINVLFQGTAGYSFVVKGTGIEPFQSQFQPIHQQRWTPENSQNAQFPRLTTNPTSINSPAAYLSDFWLIDAKYLRLKTLELGYQIPNKALPLGISNARIYLSGYNLLTWTNYSKYQQDPEVESNTAGDTYLNQRVINLGFQVGL; this is encoded by the coding sequence ATGAAAAAATATTTATATGCGATTCTGCTCATTTTTTTGATGAGCCCGATTATATCCTTCGCCCAAACCAGGGTTTCGGGGATAGTTAAAGATGCCAGCGGGCCCCTGCCGGGCGTGAGCATTAAAGAAAAAGGCGTTGAACGAAGCGGTACGAGCACCGATGTAAACGGAAAGTTCACCATGGTATTAAGGGGACAGGCTAATGTGCTTGTATTCTCGAGCATAGGATTTCAAAGCCAGGAGCTGAAGGTTCAAGACGGGCAAAAGCTGGAAGTAATCTTACAGGCGAGTAACCGCAGTTTGGATGAGGTAGTGGTAGTGGGCTTTGGGAAGGCAAAGAGGATTACGACTACAGGTTCTGTAAGTGCAATCAAAGGTGCGGAGATAAGGGAAGTACCCACTTCAAGCGTTCAAAACGCGCTGCAGGGCAAGCTTCCGGGTTTTATAGCCCAGCAACGTTCAGGGCAGCCGGGGCGCGATGCGTCTGATTTTTTTATCCGGGGTGTAAGTTCTTTAAACAAGGATGGCAATCAGCCTTTGATCATAGTGGATGACATTGAGTATTCTTATGAACAGCTTTCTCAGATCAATGTAAACGAAATAGAAAGCATTTCGATATTAAAAGATGCCTCTACTACCGCCATTTACGGGATCAAAGGGGCAAATGGAGTTCTGATCGTTACAACGCGCAGAGGTAGTGCCGGAGCGCCAAAAATTAATGTGAGAGTAGAGACGGGTTTGCAGGCTCCTGTTAAGAAGCCTACGTTTTTAAATAGTTACGAATCAGCTTTGCTGGTTAATGAAGCGCTGACGAACGATGGCCAATCGCCCCAGTTCAGTGACGAAGATCTGGAGCATTTCAGAAAGGGCGACGACCCATACGGACACCCGGACGTAAATTGGTATAAGGAAATATTTAAGCCCATCTCTTTGCAGTATAACGGTAATATTGATATATCAGGAGGGGCAGAGGCTGTTAAATATTTTATTTCAGGAGGAGCATTTACACAGAATGGAAATGTGAGGACGTTTCAGGACGCAGAAAATCAGGTCAACCCGAATTATTATTACCGGAGGTTCAATTTCAGGTCGAACCTTGACGTACAAGCTTCCAAGACCCTGAACCTGCGTTTTGACCTTAGCGGAAGGTTTAACAGGGTCAATGCTCCATACGCAGGCAATATTGTTGGGGAAGTATATGATTTTTCACGTATCCACCCTTATTCGGCGCCTTTCTTAAACCCCAATGGAAGTTATGCCTATGCCAGTGACACAAAAGGGCTTCTTCCAACGATTAATGCCCGGCTAGCAACACAGGGTTACAAACTTGAGAGAAGAAATGATCTGAATGTGCTTTTTGGCGGCACACAGAAACTGGATGCCCTGACTAAAGGATTGTCGTTTATAGGAAGGGTTGCTTATGCGAGTGTTGAGTCGAATGCTCGTCTGCAAAGAAGAGAAAACCCTCCATCTTATCTATATGATCCCGATAGTGATACGTATACACTGAACGGTCCGACCTATACTTCAGGGAACTACCTTTTGAGTGCCGAACAGGGCTTGTTTAATCATCGTGTAAATATTCAGGCATATTTTAATTACGATCGCAGCTTCGGATCGCATAATGTGCATGGGATGCTGTTATATAACAGGGAGTCGTATAAGGAAAAGAACTTATTTGTCAACGCCAACAACTGGATACCCCAGAATTTTCAGGGTACAACCTTCAAAGCGATTTACGACTATAAGGAGAAGTATATAGTCGATTTCAGTGCGGCCTACAATGGGTCGGATCGTTTCAAAGCGAATAACCGCTTCGGATTATTCCCTGCTGTATCACTAGGATACAGTATCTCGAAAGAGAATTTCTTCAGAAAAGAAGCGCTCGAATTTGTTGACCTCCTGAAAGTCAGGGCCTCGTACGGTGTGGTAGGATCGGATAAGGTTGAGGGTAACCGCTACCTGTATGACCAGGTTTATTTACCTCAGCCCGGTGTCTCTTTTGGGGAGACTAATAATCCTGAAAATTCAATTATTGAAGGTCCGCTGGGTAATCCTGACGTTGCCTGGGAGAAGCAGAAGGAGTTTGATCTTGGGGTCGACGCCAACTTATTTGGAAGCAAGTTGAATGTTACCGTCGACTACTTCAATAATATGCGGTACAGGCAATTAATTAAGCCCACTTCCCTTCCTTTAAATATCGGGGTAGAGGCTTCGCCCAAGAACATTGCCAGGGTTCGTAACAAAGGATTTGACGGAGAACTGGGCTATCGCAGTAATGCAGGTAACTTTAGTTATAACGTTTCTGCGGTATTCTCTTACTTCAAGAACAAAATATTGTTCAAGGATGAGCCATCTCCGGCTTACCCCTGGCTCAGGGAGACCGGCCATTCTATAAATCAGCCTTTCGGGTATACATTTATCGGTTTTGACGACAAAGGAAATCTGAAGTATAAAGATTTTAACGAGGATGGCGTAATTGACGAGAGCGATAAGACTGCAATAGGAAAACCTAATTTACCGAGTACATCGTATGGTCTAACTCTTGGGGGCAGGTACAAAGGCTTTAGCATAAACGTACTTTTCCAGGGCACGGCAGGTTACAGTTTCGTAGTAAAAGGAACCGGAATTGAGCCTTTTCAAAGTCAGTTTCAGCCGATTCACCAGCAGAGGTGGACGCCCGAAAACAGCCAGAATGCTCAGTTCCCCCGGCTGACGACAAATCCTACATCGATAAACAGTCCGGCGGCTTACTTGTCTGATTTTTGGCTGATAGATGCCAAATACTTAAGGTTGAAAACTCTGGAGCTTGGTTATCAGATCCCGAATAAAGCGCTGCCTTTAGGAATAAGCAATGCCAGGATTTATCTCAGTGGATACAATCTGCTTACCTGGACTAATTATTCAAAATATCAGCAGGATCCGGAGGTCGAGTCGAATACAGCCGGAGACACCTACCTGAATCAACGTGTAATTAACTTAGGTTTTCAGGTAGGCTTATAA
- a CDS encoding RICIN domain-containing protein, producing MKKIVFLLISCLFLTWACNDEYVMPPHPGRMIKQFRLEQGQIGEAVISRTAGKNRVVVTVGKTVNLKAVTPLITISDKATISPRSGEVVDVSATKTIEYTVTAESGQMEIWEVVFVVFDPAAVDYASYTIKNVAAAKFLQVAGNIKFTEKYRNNQKIDLFPAGSEGVADIWQKWKLIYKLTENNIRYYEMMNLHSGKLLTSPGTAGGAELLQLSEKAVLGGDQLWEIREKSAQGAYSFINKGNGMAISYIASVGSNPRVIQETVSTDTKQQWNLSPIAEESYRDDKAVTFFERNSPSQGSVAFDQGTSIPLSDGRVLWITQDAWDGVSLRDGNVFDCNHFFSYNNSVMIQPSKTDWDPAHTPNMTIANSAHNRPKQVFNNQPGTTWSWPGLGVQIGNDVWVQCGEGRDLNATNQSLYKLNEVAGNQWSAVRFAPEGMSNQVAVSYSTGMVKSNDGYVYSFGSSGTGITTTNVFVARFPQSDPMKWTFWDGSKWADRPTNATEARVSAGMANVSVAYWKGKYVMMNMTQGFFCDNSVREIYMSYSDSPTGPFTTPKKVYDIVEYFKGSYARYYTPSIHPEFDNGRNELLLTYCLNVTGCDLSWCENGGMDPYYYRVKGLRVPASMIFPQ from the coding sequence ATGAAAAAAATTGTATTTCTGTTAATATCATGTCTGTTCCTTACCTGGGCTTGTAACGACGAGTATGTCATGCCGCCGCATCCGGGCAGGATGATCAAGCAATTCAGACTGGAACAGGGGCAAATAGGCGAGGCCGTTATTTCAAGAACGGCTGGAAAAAACAGAGTGGTGGTAACCGTTGGAAAAACAGTGAATCTGAAAGCAGTGACTCCACTCATAACTATTTCCGACAAGGCAACGATCTCTCCGAGATCGGGGGAGGTAGTGGATGTTTCGGCCACAAAGACTATTGAGTATACGGTTACAGCCGAAAGCGGACAGATGGAAATCTGGGAAGTAGTGTTCGTTGTGTTTGATCCGGCAGCAGTGGACTATGCCTCTTATACAATTAAAAATGTGGCTGCTGCAAAATTTCTCCAGGTAGCCGGGAATATTAAATTCACGGAGAAATATAGAAATAATCAGAAGATAGATTTGTTTCCCGCTGGCTCGGAAGGGGTGGCTGATATCTGGCAGAAATGGAAGCTCATTTATAAGCTGACCGAGAATAACATCAGATACTATGAGATGATGAACCTGCATAGTGGAAAGCTGCTAACTTCTCCCGGGACTGCCGGGGGCGCTGAGCTGTTACAACTTTCAGAGAAGGCTGTACTGGGAGGCGACCAGTTATGGGAGATCAGGGAAAAATCAGCTCAGGGTGCATATTCCTTTATCAACAAAGGGAATGGAATGGCTATTTCGTACATTGCATCTGTGGGTAGCAACCCGAGAGTGATACAGGAAACTGTTAGTACAGACACCAAGCAGCAATGGAATTTAAGTCCGATTGCGGAGGAATCTTACCGGGATGATAAAGCTGTTACGTTTTTCGAACGGAATTCGCCGAGCCAGGGGTCGGTAGCTTTTGACCAGGGAACCAGTATTCCTTTAAGTGATGGAAGAGTTTTATGGATCACTCAGGACGCATGGGATGGCGTTTCGCTTAGAGATGGAAACGTGTTCGATTGTAATCATTTCTTTAGTTACAACAACTCTGTAATGATTCAGCCCTCAAAAACTGATTGGGATCCTGCACATACCCCGAACATGACCATCGCTAACAGTGCTCATAATCGTCCTAAGCAGGTGTTCAACAATCAGCCGGGAACAACCTGGTCATGGCCGGGACTAGGCGTACAGATCGGCAATGATGTATGGGTGCAATGCGGTGAAGGCAGAGACTTAAATGCTACCAATCAATCCTTGTATAAGCTTAACGAAGTAGCAGGAAATCAATGGAGCGCCGTGCGTTTCGCTCCTGAAGGTATGAGCAACCAGGTTGCTGTCAGTTACTCTACCGGAATGGTTAAAAGCAATGACGGTTATGTTTATTCTTTTGGTTCCAGCGGTACAGGAATAACCACTACGAACGTCTTTGTGGCAAGGTTCCCGCAGAGTGATCCGATGAAATGGACCTTTTGGGATGGATCAAAGTGGGCTGACAGACCCACAAACGCTACGGAAGCACGCGTGAGCGCCGGAATGGCTAATGTGAGTGTTGCTTACTGGAAAGGAAAATACGTAATGATGAACATGACCCAGGGTTTCTTCTGCGACAATTCAGTCCGCGAGATCTATATGTCTTATTCAGATAGTCCAACTGGTCCGTTTACTACCCCTAAAAAAGTGTATGACATCGTTGAGTATTTCAAAGGTAGTTATGCGAGGTATTATACTCCTTCCATTCACCCTGAGTTTGATAACGGTCGCAATGAATTGCTGCTTACGTACTGTCTGAATGTCACGGGTTGTGATTTAAGCTGGTGCGAGAATGGAGGCATGGACCCTTATTACTACAGGGTTAAAGGATTACGCGTACCCGCCTCTATGATCTTTCCTCAATAG
- a CDS encoding SGNH/GDSL hydrolase family protein, translating to MKLHFLLPGIACLFFQLSFAQPKPEPFKSGDRVVIAGNSITEAGLYGSNIWLYYMTHFPDRKIQVLNGGVGGDVAEQIYKRLEGDILTLKPTVLAVTFGMNDSKYFEYNSPNPDVNSFVKASHDSYLKIEKKLQELKGVKKIIMASSPYDENVQLPNNNAFKGKWKTMEKIIEFQKKSAVDNQWGYVDFFYPMTEINLREQKKNPAYTACGNDRIHPSSAGHLIMAYIFLKSQGLTNSYIADVNVDYNKGKVIHSVNAKSSGVIKTKNGIRFDYLANSLPFPIDTLPRVWMNPEVQSEALKIIPFNQELNNERLVVGGLPAGKYSLKIDHAQIATFSAEELAAGVNLAVLKNTPQYQQSLQVLKLSNERREVESKFRNYFWVNYNFLADKNMLFDHSDAARDTIEKHSPENGWLNGKKGDWEAVRSSGKVLESKMDALVDEIYRVNKPKKHTVEVVAVSSI from the coding sequence ATGAAACTTCATTTTTTGTTGCCGGGTATTGCCTGCCTGTTTTTCCAGCTATCCTTTGCTCAGCCAAAGCCCGAACCGTTTAAATCAGGAGATAGGGTTGTTATTGCCGGAAACAGTATTACGGAAGCCGGTTTATATGGGAGTAATATTTGGTTGTATTATATGACCCATTTTCCCGACAGAAAAATACAAGTGTTAAATGGCGGCGTGGGCGGAGACGTTGCAGAACAGATTTACAAACGGCTTGAGGGTGATATTCTTACCCTAAAACCTACAGTATTGGCTGTAACGTTTGGTATGAACGACAGTAAATACTTCGAGTATAACTCGCCAAATCCGGATGTGAATAGTTTTGTAAAGGCTTCTCACGACAGTTATCTCAAGATAGAAAAAAAGCTGCAGGAACTTAAGGGTGTGAAAAAGATCATCATGGCCTCTTCTCCTTACGACGAAAATGTTCAGTTGCCAAATAATAACGCTTTTAAGGGAAAGTGGAAGACGATGGAGAAGATCATCGAGTTTCAGAAAAAGTCGGCAGTTGATAACCAGTGGGGGTACGTTGACTTCTTTTACCCGATGACTGAGATCAACTTACGCGAGCAGAAGAAGAATCCTGCCTATACCGCTTGTGGAAACGATCGTATCCACCCGAGCAGTGCAGGACATCTGATAATGGCATATATTTTTCTCAAAAGTCAGGGATTAACGAATTCCTATATTGCAGATGTTAATGTGGACTATAACAAAGGAAAGGTCATTCACTCAGTCAACGCAAAAAGCAGTGGTGTTATAAAAACGAAGAATGGGATCCGCTTTGATTATTTAGCCAATTCACTGCCTTTTCCGATAGATACTCTTCCCAGGGTGTGGATGAATCCGGAAGTACAAAGCGAAGCTTTGAAGATAATTCCTTTCAATCAGGAACTTAATAATGAGAGATTGGTGGTAGGCGGTCTCCCGGCAGGCAAGTATTCTTTAAAAATAGATCATGCTCAGATAGCCACTTTTTCTGCGGAAGAACTTGCGGCCGGTGTAAACCTGGCCGTGTTAAAAAACACTCCTCAGTATCAACAATCGCTGCAAGTACTTAAGCTGAGCAATGAAAGACGGGAAGTCGAATCGAAATTCAGGAACTATTTCTGGGTTAACTACAACTTCCTGGCGGATAAGAACATGCTGTTCGATCATTCTGACGCTGCAAGAGATACCATTGAAAAACATTCTCCTGAAAACGGCTGGTTGAATGGAAAGAAAGGTGACTGGGAAGCAGTGCGTAGTTCAGGGAAGGTACTCGAGAGCAAAATGGATGCTCTGGTAGATGAAATTTACCGGGTTAACAAACCAAAGAAGCATACTGTTGAAGTTGTAGCGGTTTCTTCCATATAG
- a CDS encoding GH92 family glycosyl hydrolase — MKKLLLLFLIIQLDSKAQENPVNYVNTLQGTNSDYNLSAGNTYPTIALPFGMHTWSAQTGKNDDGWKYSYKHKTIRGFQQAHACSPWVGDYAVFSLMPVKGKLKVAEEERASSFSHANEVAKPHYYKVTFDNKISTEISPTERGAHLRFSFPGREKAYVILDGYTKESQITILPGERKIVGWVNNGRFIPENFKSFFVIEFDKPFKSYGTWDNVSNKTEANKPSAAGKGAGAYLEFAAGATVQAKVASSYIDSAQAGLTLKNELGRFKQLEQTREAAARIWNRLLGRVQVEGGSEEDMKTFYSCLFRANLFSRMFFEYDKNGKPYYYSPYDGKVHSGYMYTDNGFWDTFRAQFPLNNILHPTYQGRYMQALLDAQKQCGWLPAWSFPGETGGMLGNHAISLLTDAWVKGIRSFDPGQALDAYFHEATNKGPWGGANGRQGWKDYYQLGFVAYPGSEGALSQTLEYAYDDFCGYSLAKLTGHKFYEDRMGKQMYNYRNVYDPSTRFMRARKANGDWLENFDPYTWGGPYTEGNAWHWHWSVFHDIQGLINLMGGNENFTAKLDSVFSAGSKVNVGAYGTMIHEMTEMVNANMGQYAHGNQPIQHMIYLYNYAGQPWKSQYYARLVMEKLYNATENGYPGDEDQGQMSSWYVLSALGFYSVCPGTDQYALGSPLFRKATITMENGKKFVINASGNSATNVYIKSATLNGKAYTKNYFTHSDIVDGGVLNLQMVAYPEKNRGISREDLPFSLSAPEMPDTLK, encoded by the coding sequence ATGAAGAAACTCCTTCTTCTGTTTTTAATTATTCAGCTTGATAGCAAGGCGCAGGAGAATCCTGTAAATTATGTGAATACCTTACAGGGCACTAATTCAGATTATAATCTAAGTGCCGGGAATACTTATCCGACAATCGCTTTGCCTTTTGGTATGCACACATGGAGTGCCCAGACTGGCAAAAATGATGATGGGTGGAAGTACTCCTATAAACACAAAACGATCCGAGGTTTTCAGCAGGCGCATGCCTGCAGTCCCTGGGTGGGAGATTATGCGGTATTCTCTTTGATGCCGGTTAAAGGTAAACTGAAAGTAGCAGAGGAAGAGCGGGCAAGTTCTTTTAGTCATGCTAACGAGGTTGCAAAGCCGCATTACTACAAAGTTACTTTCGACAATAAGATAAGTACCGAGATCTCTCCTACAGAAAGAGGGGCTCATTTACGGTTCAGTTTTCCCGGCCGGGAAAAGGCGTACGTCATACTGGACGGCTATACCAAAGAAAGTCAGATCACCATCCTGCCCGGAGAGCGAAAGATTGTGGGCTGGGTGAATAATGGTCGTTTTATTCCCGAAAATTTTAAAAGCTTTTTTGTCATTGAATTTGATAAGCCCTTTAAAAGCTACGGAACCTGGGATAATGTAAGTAACAAGACTGAGGCCAACAAGCCATCCGCTGCTGGCAAGGGTGCTGGAGCCTACCTCGAATTTGCGGCGGGAGCCACAGTGCAGGCAAAAGTTGCATCTTCATACATCGACAGTGCGCAGGCCGGGCTCACCTTAAAAAACGAGCTTGGCAGGTTTAAGCAACTGGAGCAAACCAGGGAGGCCGCTGCTCGTATCTGGAATCGCTTATTAGGGCGGGTTCAGGTAGAAGGAGGAAGCGAAGAGGATATGAAGACTTTTTACTCCTGCCTGTTCAGGGCGAATCTTTTCTCCAGAATGTTTTTTGAATATGATAAGAATGGGAAGCCGTATTACTATAGCCCGTACGACGGAAAAGTGCATTCGGGATATATGTATACAGACAATGGGTTCTGGGATACGTTCCGCGCGCAGTTCCCTCTGAATAATATCCTCCATCCTACTTATCAGGGCAGGTATATGCAAGCTTTGCTGGACGCTCAAAAACAATGCGGCTGGCTTCCTGCCTGGTCATTTCCCGGCGAGACGGGAGGGATGCTTGGCAACCATGCTATTTCTCTTCTTACGGATGCCTGGGTAAAGGGAATCCGTTCTTTCGATCCGGGGCAGGCTCTGGATGCATATTTCCATGAGGCAACGAACAAAGGCCCCTGGGGCGGAGCCAATGGCAGACAGGGCTGGAAAGATTACTATCAGTTAGGATTTGTGGCTTACCCCGGTTCGGAAGGAGCACTCTCGCAGACGCTTGAGTATGCCTATGACGACTTCTGCGGATATTCTCTGGCTAAATTAACGGGGCACAAATTTTATGAAGACCGGATGGGAAAACAAATGTATAACTATCGGAATGTTTATGATCCTTCCACCCGTTTTATGCGGGCTAGAAAAGCCAACGGCGACTGGCTGGAGAACTTCGATCCTTATACCTGGGGTGGTCCTTACACCGAAGGGAACGCCTGGCATTGGCATTGGTCTGTTTTCCACGACATACAAGGATTGATCAATTTGATGGGAGGCAATGAAAATTTTACAGCTAAGTTGGATTCTGTTTTTTCTGCAGGCAGTAAAGTAAATGTTGGAGCCTATGGAACTATGATTCATGAGATGACCGAGATGGTGAATGCCAATATGGGGCAATATGCGCACGGGAATCAGCCCATCCAGCATATGATATACCTGTATAACTATGCGGGGCAGCCCTGGAAGTCGCAGTACTATGCCAGGCTGGTGATGGAAAAACTCTATAATGCCACAGAAAACGGTTATCCGGGAGACGAGGATCAGGGGCAGATGTCATCCTGGTACGTATTGAGTGCCTTGGGCTTCTATAGCGTTTGCCCTGGTACCGATCAATACGCGCTTGGGAGTCCTCTTTTCAGGAAGGCAACTATTACGATGGAAAACGGAAAGAAGTTTGTGATCAATGCTTCGGGGAATTCAGCTACCAATGTCTATATCAAAAGTGCAACATTAAACGGTAAGGCCTATACAAAAAACTATTTTACTCATTCGGATATCGTAGATGGAGGGGTGCTAAACTTGCAGATGGTGGCATACCCGGAAAAGAACAGGGGAATTTCACGGGAAGATCTTCCTTTTTCACTTTCTGCGCCCGAAATGCCGGATACATTGAAATAA
- a CDS encoding alpha-L-rhamnosidase C-terminal domain-containing protein, with the protein MKRVFKFFTLFILLTGQVTFSQSSWKAQWIAAQNITGHEYGVYYFRKAVDLAARPSSFIVHVSADNRYKLYVNGKLVSLGPARGDSYSWNYETVDLASYLTAGKNTVAALVYNEAEYRPEAQISFRTGFILQGNSLAEEILNTDNTWKCIRDNGRKPVPGYFFAASKGEMVDMKQTVKGDWTVSSYDDTAWPAAGKVSDGSLKGRAWGTEWALVPSSLLPREMSYQRILKLRAATAVKVPSTFPAKKTSFVVPANTVATLLLDQTYETNAYITLNFSGGKDAGISIGYAESLYDKGSNGRRKSNRNEVEGKEFIGRIDSLISDGTTEQSFTTLNFRTYRYIRLIINTGDEPLEIEDLYGTFTAYPFKQTAAFNTSNSEIKQILDIGWRTARLNAWETYTDCPYYEQLQYIGDTRIQAMISYYNTNDDRLARNALTQIDHSRLPEGVTRSCYPSKGTQVISPFSLWYIGMVYDYWMYRNDEKFVKDKLMGVRGVLDFFSKYQQADGSLKDTPYWTFVDWAGNLAGEVKGSDGSAAVYDLQLLLAYQWAAEMEGKMGLKDYASLYNQKAAQLKATIQQKYWDPGKKLYADTREKTGFSQHANSMAILAGIVPAENLSSVAAGLLNDNSLTKCTVYFKYYLNQALVKAGMGNDYMEWLDIWRQNIAMGLTTWAEDSSLETVRSDCHAWGSSPNIEFFRTVLGVDSDAPGFTRVKVKPHLGNLTKVSGEVPHPEGKVVVSYQLQGNKWRINIDLPSNTTGVFEWKTKAYQLKPGGNSFVI; encoded by the coding sequence ATGAAAAGGGTATTCAAATTTTTTACATTATTTATTCTGCTTACAGGGCAAGTCACGTTTAGTCAGTCTTCCTGGAAGGCGCAATGGATAGCAGCACAAAATATTACCGGACACGAGTACGGCGTTTACTATTTCCGAAAGGCAGTGGACCTGGCTGCCAGGCCATCCTCTTTTATTGTGCATGTATCGGCAGACAATCGTTATAAATTGTACGTTAATGGAAAATTAGTTTCACTTGGTCCTGCACGGGGAGATTCCTACTCGTGGAACTATGAAACGGTTGACCTGGCTTCTTATCTAACTGCCGGGAAGAATACCGTAGCTGCACTTGTATACAATGAAGCTGAGTACAGGCCTGAAGCGCAAATTAGCTTTCGCACCGGCTTTATCCTTCAGGGAAACTCATTGGCTGAAGAGATACTTAACACTGATAATACCTGGAAATGTATTCGCGATAATGGTCGTAAACCCGTACCGGGCTACTTTTTTGCGGCGAGCAAGGGTGAAATGGTTGATATGAAGCAAACGGTTAAAGGCGACTGGACAGTCAGCAGTTATGATGATACTGCATGGCCTGCTGCTGGAAAGGTATCCGATGGAAGTCTTAAAGGACGGGCCTGGGGAACCGAATGGGCCCTGGTGCCGTCATCTTTACTCCCCCGGGAAATGTCGTATCAGCGCATTCTGAAACTCAGAGCTGCTACGGCGGTAAAAGTACCATCCACTTTTCCTGCTAAAAAGACGTCATTTGTAGTTCCAGCCAATACCGTAGCTACTTTATTGCTTGATCAAACTTATGAGACAAATGCCTACATAACCCTTAACTTCAGCGGAGGAAAAGATGCCGGCATTTCGATTGGTTATGCTGAATCATTGTACGACAAAGGCAGCAATGGCCGGCGAAAAAGTAATCGTAACGAAGTAGAGGGTAAAGAGTTTATCGGGCGGATTGATAGTTTGATTTCAGACGGTACAACCGAACAATCCTTTACTACGCTGAACTTTCGTACTTATCGTTATATCCGTCTGATTATAAATACCGGGGACGAGCCTTTGGAAATTGAGGATCTTTATGGAACATTTACCGCCTATCCCTTTAAGCAGACTGCTGCTTTTAATACTTCGAATTCTGAAATCAAACAGATTCTCGATATCGGCTGGCGCACCGCAAGGCTGAATGCCTGGGAAACCTATACCGACTGCCCATATTACGAGCAACTGCAATATATCGGGGATACACGAATTCAGGCCATGATCTCTTATTACAATACTAATGACGACAGGTTGGCCAGAAATGCGCTTACTCAGATAGATCATTCCCGTCTTCCGGAGGGCGTCACAAGAAGCTGCTATCCTTCAAAAGGTACACAGGTCATTTCTCCTTTTTCATTGTGGTATATCGGGATGGTGTACGATTACTGGATGTACCGGAACGATGAAAAATTTGTTAAAGACAAGCTTATGGGCGTGAGAGGCGTGCTTGACTTTTTTAGTAAGTATCAGCAGGCTGATGGTTCGTTGAAAGATACTCCTTATTGGACCTTCGTTGACTGGGCCGGCAACCTGGCCGGGGAAGTTAAAGGCTCGGACGGAAGTGCCGCAGTATATGACTTGCAATTATTACTGGCCTACCAATGGGCTGCAGAAATGGAGGGGAAGATGGGATTAAAAGATTATGCTTCGCTGTACAACCAGAAAGCTGCACAGCTAAAGGCAACCATCCAGCAGAAATACTGGGATCCGGGTAAGAAGCTATATGCCGATACCAGAGAAAAGACAGGATTCTCGCAACATGCTAACTCGATGGCAATACTTGCAGGTATAGTTCCTGCAGAAAATCTGTCTTCGGTAGCTGCAGGCTTATTGAACGATAATAGCTTGACAAAGTGTACGGTATATTTTAAGTACTACCTTAATCAGGCGCTGGTAAAGGCTGGTATGGGGAATGATTATATGGAATGGCTTGATATCTGGCGTCAGAACATAGCAATGGGCCTTACTACCTGGGCCGAAGATTCAAGTTTGGAAACAGTTCGGTCTGACTGTCATGCATGGGGATCGAGTCCGAACATCGAGTTTTTCAGAACGGTATTAGGTGTTGATAGTGATGCACCGGGTTTCACCAGGGTAAAGGTAAAGCCCCACTTAGGAAATTTAACCAAAGTAAGCGGCGAAGTTCCGCACCCCGAAGGAAAAGTAGTGGTAAGTTACCAGTTACAAGGAAACAAATGGAGAATCAACATTGATCTTCCATCAAACACCACCGGCGTTTTTGAATGGAAAACGAAGGCTTACCAACTTAAGCCGGGAGGAAATTCATTTGTGATCTGA